A window from Vanessa atalanta chromosome 18, ilVanAtal1.2, whole genome shotgun sequence encodes these proteins:
- the LOC125071052 gene encoding two pore potassium channel protein sup-9-like isoform X1: protein MKRQNVRTLSLVVCTFTYLLIGAAVFDALESDTESKRWEVLSDMKNGLVRKYNITPEDYHMIEIVIIENKPHKAGPQWKFAGAFYFATVVLAMIGYGHSTPVTVGGKAFCMAYAMVGIPLGLVMFQSIGERLNKFASVVIRRAKCYLRCNTTEATEMNLMFATGMLSSIIITTGAAVFSRYEGWSYFDSFYYCFVTLTTIGFGDYVALQNDQALTSKPGYVALSLVFILFGLAVVAASINLLVLRFMTMQAEENARDEDKDGSRIMLPIDGHPLAGRQRSHEDQASVLSLEVTVCSCNCLGNKQCEGGALLPASRPLRALKKRASLAPELVERASV from the exons ATGAAAAGACAAAATGTGCGAACTCTTTCGTTGGTTGTATGTACATTTACATATCTTCTAATTGGAGCAGCAGTGTTTGATGCATTAGAGTCTGATACTGAGAGCAAAAGATGGGAAGTACTAtcag atatgAAAAATGGTCTCGTCCGAAAATACAATATAACACCTGAAGATTATCACATGATAGAAATAGTTATCATAGAGAACAAACCTCACAAGGCTGGACCTCAGTGGAAGTTTGCCGGTGCATTTTATTTTGCTACAGTAGTCCTTGCTATGATTGGCTATGGACATTCAACACCAGTTACAGTGGGGGGGAAGGCATTTTGTATGGCATATGCAATG gtaGGTATACCACTGGGTCTAGTTATGTTTCAAAGCATCGGCGAGCGTCTAAATAAATTTGCCTCGGTCGTCATTCGGCGTGCTAAATGTTATCTCCGCTGCAATACCACCGAGGCTACAGAGATGAATCTTATGTTCGCAACCGGTATGCTTTCATCCATCATCATAACAACGG GGGCTGCGGTGTTTTCTCGCTACGAGGGGTGGAGCTACTTCGACAGTTTCTACTATTGCTTCGTAACGCTGACAACTATCGGCTTTGGGGATTATGTGGCGTTACAG AACGATCAAGCGTTGACAAGCAAACCGGGCTACGTGGCGTTGAGTCTCGTGTTCATATTGTTCGGGCTGGCGGTGGTCGCGGCGAGCATCAATCTGCTGGTGTTGCGGTTTATGACAAT GCAAGCGGAGGAGAACGCTCGTGACGAAGACAAGGATGGCTCTAGAATAATGTTGCCAATAGACGGACACCCGCTGGCGGGCCGGCAGCGCTCTCACGAGGACCAGGCTTCC GTACTTAGCCTTGAAGTCACA GTATGTTCGTGCAACTGTCTCGGTAACAAGCAGTGTGAGGGCGGAGCCTTACTGCCGGCCTCTCGACCGCTGCGAGCGCTGAAGAAGCGCGCCTCGCTCGCTCCTGAACTTGTCGAACGAGCTTCGGTTTAA
- the LOC125071203 gene encoding ras-related protein Rab-1A, which yields MNPEYDYLFKLLLIGDSGVGKSCLLLRFADDTYTESYISTIGVDFKIRTLDLDGKTIKLQIWDTAGQERFRTITSSYYRGAHGIIIVYDCTDQDSFSNVKQWLEEIDRYACDNVNKLLVGNKCDLTTKKVVDYTTAKQYAEQLGIPFLETSAKNSTNVEQAFMTMAAEIKSRVGPPSAGAAPQGAAVKIDQGRPIDTGKSSCC from the exons ATTGGTGACTCTGGTGTGGGAAAGTCCTGTCTTCTACTCAGATTCGCAGATGACACCTACACAGAAAGCTACATCAGTACTATTGGAGTGGACTTCAAAATTAGAACCCTAGATTTAGATGGAAAGACaataaagttacaaatatgGGACACAGCAGGACAAGAGAGGTTTAGAACAATTACTTCATCATACTATAGAGGAGCACACGGGATCATCATTGTTTATGATTGCACAGACCAG gaCTCGTTCAGCAATGTGAAACAGTGGTTGGAGGAGATTGACCGTTATGCATGTGATAATGTGAACAAACTGCTCGTTGGCAATAAGTGTGACCTCACTACAAAGAAAGTTGTAGACTATACTACAGCTAAG CAATACGCGGAGCAGCTGGGCATACCGTTCCTCGAGACGTCGGCGAAGAACTCGACGAACGTGGAGCAAGCGTTCATGACGATGGCGGCGGAGATCAAGTCGCGCGTGGGCCCGCCCTCGGCCGGCGCCGCGCCGCAGGGCGCCGCCGTCAAGATCGACCAGGGCCGCCCCATCGACACCGGCAAGTCCTCCTGCTGCTGA
- the LOC125071053 gene encoding uncharacterized protein LOC125071053 yields the protein MPWLGVGLWCNGCPPLGCEDDEAIIHGYCCGCAYGLDKLPVICPEFLQCPLNLHGLCHDYEYMMRCCC from the exons ATGCCGTGGTTAGGCGTGGGACTGTGGTGCAATGGCTGTCCACCGCTGGGCTGCGAAGACGACGAGGCGATAATCCACGGTTACTGCTGTGGATGTGCTTATGGCTTGG ATAAGTTACCAGTTATATGTCCAGAATTTCTTCAGTGTCCGTTGAACTTACATGGGCTGTGTCATGACTACGAATATATGATGAGGTGTTGTTGTTAA
- the LOC125071052 gene encoding potassium channel subfamily K member 9-like isoform X2 has protein sequence MKRQNVRTLSLVVCTFTYLLIGAAVFDALESDTESKRWEVLSDMKNGLVRKYNITPEDYHMIEIVIIENKPHKAGPQWKFAGAFYFATVVLAMIGYGHSTPVTVGGKAFCMAYAMVGIPLGLVMFQSIGERLNKFASVVIRRAKCYLRCNTTEATEMNLMFATGMLSSIIITTGAAVFSRYEGWSYFDSFYYCFVTLTTIGFGDYVALQNDQALTSKPGYVALSLVFILFGLAVVAASINLLVLRFMTMQAEENARDEDKDGSRIMLPIDGHPLAGRQRSHEDQASVCSCNCLGNKQCEGGALLPASRPLRALKKRASLAPELVERASV, from the exons ATGAAAAGACAAAATGTGCGAACTCTTTCGTTGGTTGTATGTACATTTACATATCTTCTAATTGGAGCAGCAGTGTTTGATGCATTAGAGTCTGATACTGAGAGCAAAAGATGGGAAGTACTAtcag atatgAAAAATGGTCTCGTCCGAAAATACAATATAACACCTGAAGATTATCACATGATAGAAATAGTTATCATAGAGAACAAACCTCACAAGGCTGGACCTCAGTGGAAGTTTGCCGGTGCATTTTATTTTGCTACAGTAGTCCTTGCTATGATTGGCTATGGACATTCAACACCAGTTACAGTGGGGGGGAAGGCATTTTGTATGGCATATGCAATG gtaGGTATACCACTGGGTCTAGTTATGTTTCAAAGCATCGGCGAGCGTCTAAATAAATTTGCCTCGGTCGTCATTCGGCGTGCTAAATGTTATCTCCGCTGCAATACCACCGAGGCTACAGAGATGAATCTTATGTTCGCAACCGGTATGCTTTCATCCATCATCATAACAACGG GGGCTGCGGTGTTTTCTCGCTACGAGGGGTGGAGCTACTTCGACAGTTTCTACTATTGCTTCGTAACGCTGACAACTATCGGCTTTGGGGATTATGTGGCGTTACAG AACGATCAAGCGTTGACAAGCAAACCGGGCTACGTGGCGTTGAGTCTCGTGTTCATATTGTTCGGGCTGGCGGTGGTCGCGGCGAGCATCAATCTGCTGGTGTTGCGGTTTATGACAAT GCAAGCGGAGGAGAACGCTCGTGACGAAGACAAGGATGGCTCTAGAATAATGTTGCCAATAGACGGACACCCGCTGGCGGGCCGGCAGCGCTCTCACGAGGACCAGGCTTCC GTATGTTCGTGCAACTGTCTCGGTAACAAGCAGTGTGAGGGCGGAGCCTTACTGCCGGCCTCTCGACCGCTGCGAGCGCTGAAGAAGCGCGCCTCGCTCGCTCCTGAACTTGTCGAACGAGCTTCGGTTTAA